From the Bacillus tuaregi genome, one window contains:
- a CDS encoding ABC-F family ATP-binding cassette domain-containing protein, which translates to MKTISIENVTKTYGEKTLFQDISFVISEKERVGLIGVNGTGKSSLLRLIAGIDLPDEGEMVYGKDYQISYLAQNPELNSELTVLEQIFEGDAPIFRLLKNYEQTLIQLDDEPENKEIQERLFQLQKEMDSLHAWDISTNAKTILTKLGIEAYNHKIGGLSGGQKKRVALAQVLIQSPDLLILDEPTNHLDFESVKWLEEYLSRYQGAILLVTHDRYFLDTVTNRIFELDGGKLYSYKGNYADFLEAKAIREENEAATIDKQKNLFRQELEWIRRGAKARSTKQKARIQRFEQLDEELSGVKTSEKLDISLKGSRLGKQVFELKDASKRFENRSIINHFNLLVKPGDRIGIIGKNGTGKSTLLNILAGKIELDSGERIIGQTVKVAYYTQESKDMDENKRVIEYLNETAQVIHTTDGKTISASQMLERFLFPSYSHGTPIRKLSGGEKRRLYLLKILMLEPNVLLLDEPTNDLDTQTLTVLEDYLEDFAGVVITVSHDRYFLDKVAEQLIVLKGEGQIDTFYGNYSEFLEKQVVKPEKKKEESKEVKGIEKPKKKKMSYKEQKEFETIEDDIAVVESRLEEISVELNNTGSDFEMAQKLADEETELNDKLEYLIERWTYLTELAEQL; encoded by the coding sequence ATGAAAACAATTTCGATTGAGAATGTAACAAAAACATATGGAGAAAAAACCTTATTTCAAGATATTTCTTTTGTCATTTCCGAAAAAGAACGTGTGGGTCTTATTGGAGTAAATGGGACAGGCAAGTCGTCGTTGTTACGATTAATTGCCGGAATTGACTTACCAGATGAGGGAGAAATGGTATATGGTAAGGATTATCAGATTTCATACCTTGCCCAGAATCCTGAATTAAATTCAGAATTAACCGTTCTCGAACAAATATTTGAGGGCGATGCTCCTATCTTCCGTTTATTAAAAAATTACGAGCAAACTCTGATTCAATTAGATGATGAGCCTGAGAATAAGGAAATACAGGAGAGGCTCTTTCAACTGCAAAAGGAAATGGATTCATTACATGCATGGGATATCAGTACAAATGCTAAGACTATCCTAACAAAGCTTGGGATTGAGGCATATAATCATAAGATTGGTGGCCTATCAGGTGGACAAAAGAAGCGTGTCGCGCTTGCTCAAGTATTAATTCAATCACCTGATTTATTAATTTTAGATGAGCCGACAAACCATCTTGATTTTGAATCAGTGAAATGGCTTGAGGAATATTTAAGTCGCTATCAAGGTGCAATTCTTCTTGTTACACATGACCGCTATTTCCTTGATACCGTCACCAATCGTATATTTGAACTGGATGGAGGAAAGCTTTACAGCTATAAAGGAAACTATGCCGATTTTCTTGAGGCCAAAGCAATCCGTGAAGAAAATGAAGCAGCAACTATTGATAAACAAAAGAATCTTTTTAGGCAGGAGCTCGAATGGATCCGAAGAGGTGCAAAGGCTCGATCGACAAAGCAAAAGGCGAGGATTCAGCGCTTTGAACAGCTCGATGAAGAGCTTTCGGGTGTGAAGACAAGTGAAAAGTTAGATATTTCACTTAAGGGAAGCAGATTAGGAAAACAGGTATTCGAATTAAAGGATGCTTCAAAACGGTTTGAAAATCGCAGCATCATCAATCATTTTAATTTGCTCGTAAAGCCAGGGGATCGAATAGGAATTATTGGCAAGAATGGAACGGGAAAATCAACCTTATTGAATATCCTGGCCGGGAAGATTGAGCTAGATTCCGGAGAACGTATTATTGGTCAAACTGTAAAGGTAGCATACTATACTCAGGAAAGCAAAGATATGGATGAGAATAAGCGGGTGATTGAATATTTAAATGAAACCGCCCAGGTGATTCATACAACAGATGGAAAAACCATCTCTGCTTCACAAATGCTTGAACGGTTCCTTTTTCCTTCTTATTCACACGGGACGCCAATCCGTAAGCTGTCAGGTGGAGAAAAAAGAAGGTTGTATCTTCTGAAAATCTTGATGCTGGAGCCAAATGTGCTTCTACTTGATGAACCGACAAATGATTTAGACACGCAAACCTTAACCGTTTTAGAGGATTATTTAGAAGACTTTGCAGGAGTTGTTATCACGGTTTCCCATGACCGCTATTTTCTTGATAAGGTGGCAGAACAGCTTATTGTCCTTAAGGGAGAAGGGCAGATTGATACCTTCTACGGAAATTACTCTGAATTTCTCGAAAAGCAGGTCGTAAAACCAGAAAAGAAAAAAGAAGAGTCAAAGGAAGTAAAAGGGATTGAAAAGCCAAAGAAAAAGAAGATGTCGTATAAGGAACAAAAGGAATTTGAAACTATTGAAGACGATATTGCAGTGGTTGAAAGCAGATTGGAGGAAATTTCCGTTGAGTTAAATAATACCGGTAGCGACTTTGAAATGGCGCAAAAGCTGGCAGATGAAGAAACAGAGCTTAATGACAAACTGGAATATTTAATTGAAAGATGGACCTATTTAACCGAACTGGCCGAACAATTATAA
- a CDS encoding BrxA/BrxB family bacilliredoxin: MSMAYEEYMRQMVKPMREELVQAGFKELETAEAVEQFMENTEGTTLVVVNSVCGCAAGLARPAATTAVAESENRPDHLVTVFAGQDKEATAKMREYFGDIPPSSPSMALLKSGEVVHFIHRHDIEGQPIEVIMENIQTALAKYC, encoded by the coding sequence ATGTCCATGGCATATGAAGAATATATGAGACAAATGGTCAAACCAATGCGTGAGGAGCTTGTACAGGCTGGATTTAAAGAATTGGAAACAGCAGAAGCTGTTGAGCAGTTTATGGAAAATACAGAAGGAACAACGCTAGTTGTTGTAAACTCTGTTTGTGGCTGTGCTGCTGGCTTAGCGCGTCCCGCAGCAACTACTGCTGTGGCAGAAAGCGAGAATAGACCGGATCATCTTGTTACAGTGTTTGCGGGTCAAGATAAGGAAGCAACAGCCAAAATGCGTGAATATTTCGGTGACATCCCGCCGTCTTCGCCTTCCATGGCGCTGTTAAAGAGCGGAGAGGTTGTACACTTTATTCATCGTCATGATATCGAAGGACAGCCAATTGAGGTTATTATGGAAAATATACAGACTGCATTGGCAAAATACTGCTAA
- a CDS encoding conserved virulence factor C family protein yields the protein MNIKSIEPTPSPNTMKVILDQELPMGKSNNYKKHQAEGAPSVIKDILEIDGIKGVYHVADFLAVERNAKFDWKEILQKLRQAFGEEVEKSTSQTAVTDEFGEIKVQVQMYKGIPIQVKLTNGQEEKRLGLPNPFVEAVNKVQLPGENYILGRIWKDYGNRYGDMEQVGNGMIEEILAAYPIDRLNTLVEIAVNPESQKENQLKLKRKVQLSDFAVEDWKERYRLLEQMEDPKIEDIPVLEKALQDEKASIRRLAVVYFGMIEDKLVLPYLYKALKDKSVTVRRTAGDTLSDLGYIEAMDAIMEALEDENKLVRWRAAMFLYEVGNERALPALKSAEHDSEFEVSLQIKLAIERIEQGEEAKGSVWKQMTDSRIDK from the coding sequence TTGAATATCAAATCAATTGAACCAACACCAAGCCCAAATACAATGAAAGTCATTCTGGATCAAGAATTACCGATGGGAAAAAGCAATAATTATAAAAAGCATCAGGCTGAAGGCGCACCCTCTGTGATCAAGGACATTTTAGAAATAGATGGGATAAAAGGTGTGTACCATGTAGCTGATTTTTTAGCCGTGGAACGTAACGCAAAATTTGATTGGAAGGAGATATTACAAAAGCTTAGGCAAGCTTTTGGGGAGGAGGTAGAAAAATCAACTTCTCAGACAGCTGTCACGGATGAATTTGGTGAGATTAAGGTTCAAGTTCAAATGTATAAAGGAATCCCAATCCAAGTGAAGCTTACGAACGGACAGGAAGAAAAGCGACTTGGATTACCAAACCCATTTGTTGAAGCCGTCAATAAGGTTCAGCTTCCAGGAGAAAATTATATCCTTGGGAGAATATGGAAGGATTATGGCAATCGCTATGGAGACATGGAGCAGGTTGGCAATGGTATGATTGAAGAAATTCTTGCGGCATATCCAATCGATCGTCTGAACACGTTAGTAGAGATTGCCGTTAACCCGGAAAGCCAAAAGGAAAATCAGCTTAAATTGAAGAGAAAGGTTCAGTTATCCGATTTTGCTGTGGAGGACTGGAAAGAACGTTATCGGTTACTCGAGCAAATGGAGGATCCGAAAATAGAGGATATCCCTGTTCTTGAAAAGGCATTACAGGATGAAAAAGCATCGATTAGAAGATTGGCCGTCGTTTATTTTGGTATGATAGAGGATAAGCTAGTCCTGCCTTATCTATATAAAGCCTTGAAAGACAAAAGTGTAACGGTAAGACGAACAGCAGGCGATACCTTGTCAGATCTGGGATATATTGAGGCAATGGATGCCATTATGGAGGCATTAGAGGACGAAAATAAACTGGTTCGCTGGCGTGCTGCAATGTTCTTATATGAAGTGGGTAATGAGCGAGCATTGCCTGCTTTAAAATCAGCTGAGCATGATTCTGAATTTGAAGTGAGTCTGCAAATTAAACTAGCTATTGAACGAATCGAACAAGGTGAAGAAGCAAAAGGATCTGTCTGGAAGCAAATGACAGATTCTAGAATAGATAAATAG
- a CDS encoding class I SAM-dependent methyltransferase — translation MIITTAGRTNLEMIQEAEDTARRLKVPYIPRWKRSIQALQQEVHDDCLVVGKNRLEIYPLGDQEPCFFHPNSAMFRIKRLQRGEMDPFIAASRLTSGKKLLDCTFGLGSDSVTASYMVGEQGSVTGCEGNRFLAHLMQRGLNAWDDGSPELLASMKRIQLKPCLALPLLKTLPADSYHCVYFDPMFEENISESHGIKGIKKLAVYEPLTEETIHHAYRVAKERVVLKDHFRSERFKQFGFRVQIRKTAKFHFGVLEK, via the coding sequence ATGATTATTACAACAGCCGGACGGACTAATCTAGAAATGATTCAGGAGGCTGAGGATACGGCAAGAAGGCTAAAAGTTCCATATATCCCAAGATGGAAACGGTCTATACAGGCGCTTCAACAGGAGGTCCATGATGATTGTCTTGTGGTTGGAAAAAACCGACTTGAAATTTATCCATTAGGTGACCAGGAACCATGCTTTTTCCATCCAAATTCAGCTATGTTTCGGATAAAACGGTTACAAAGAGGTGAAATGGACCCGTTCATTGCTGCCAGCAGACTGACATCTGGCAAAAAGCTGCTTGATTGTACCTTCGGGCTTGGCTCTGACAGCGTTACAGCAAGCTATATGGTCGGTGAGCAGGGAAGTGTCACAGGCTGTGAAGGGAATCGATTTCTTGCTCATCTTATGCAGAGGGGTTTGAATGCTTGGGATGACGGTTCCCCTGAACTACTAGCCTCCATGAAACGAATCCAATTAAAGCCCTGTCTGGCGTTACCCCTTTTAAAAACACTGCCTGCTGACAGTTATCATTGCGTTTATTTTGACCCGATGTTTGAAGAGAATATTTCTGAATCACATGGTATAAAAGGTATCAAAAAGCTAGCTGTGTATGAGCCTTTAACAGAAGAAACGATTCATCATGCGTATCGAGTCGCTAAGGAAAGAGTAGTGTTAAAGGACCATTTTCGCAGTGAGCGATTTAAGCAATTTGGATTCCGTGTCCAAATCAGAAAAACAGCTAAGTTTCATTTCGGTGTTTTGGAGAAATAG
- a CDS encoding YpjP family protein: MPKWLRKSLLVLVTIATFGLVTPQALMNESPNEDKQAKRDTYETNPSITEDYFETEISERDQFINEMVKVAEEQSYVKFGMRIKPVIQDEFKEVILPNMEKAIAEVAAQYPDEDLSQLMVSEVPSGGVSERIFHIMDNQTKMDIIRFHVRRDHPPQEEYMFNFHYHTSHDQFQAHHDLGIINWNKNTPPKWMT, encoded by the coding sequence ATGCCAAAATGGCTTCGGAAATCGCTTCTGGTTCTTGTAACAATTGCAACATTTGGACTAGTTACGCCACAAGCATTAATGAATGAATCTCCTAATGAAGACAAACAAGCGAAGCGGGATACCTATGAAACCAATCCCTCCATTACGGAAGACTATTTTGAGACGGAAATTTCCGAGAGGGATCAATTTATTAATGAAATGGTTAAAGTAGCCGAGGAGCAGTCATATGTTAAATTCGGTATGAGAATAAAGCCAGTTATCCAGGATGAATTTAAAGAAGTCATTTTACCGAATATGGAAAAGGCGATAGCCGAAGTAGCTGCACAGTATCCTGATGAGGATCTAAGTCAATTAATGGTTAGTGAAGTTCCTAGCGGTGGTGTATCAGAAAGAATTTTTCATATCATGGACAATCAAACAAAGATGGATATTATCCGTTTCCATGTAAGAAGAGACCATCCGCCTCAAGAAGAATATATGTTTAACTTTCACTATCATACAAGTCATGACCAATTTCAAGCCCATCATGATTTAGGTATTATTAATTGGAATAAAAATACACCTCCTAAATGGATGACCTGA
- a CDS encoding TerC family protein, translating to MLQGFIETYAQFFNWEMWVTVLTDPVSWGLVGSLVILEGLLSADNALVLAVMVKHLPENKRRKALFYGLIGAYTFRFIAIGIGVFLIKLWWVKVLGAGYLAWLSIKYFINRRKEQQIEAGEEKGLNQNGILIRMFGTFWGTVASVELMDIAFSVDSVLAAFGISDQVWVLLLGGMLGVLMMRGVAGVFLKLIDRIPELETSAYVLILIIAGKMLLSVFNIHISHEHFFLLILLTFVATFIIHIRNKKKGYQS from the coding sequence ATGTTACAGGGATTCATTGAGACGTATGCACAGTTTTTTAATTGGGAGATGTGGGTCACCGTTTTAACCGATCCGGTAAGCTGGGGCCTGGTCGGGTCATTAGTAATCCTTGAGGGTTTACTTTCAGCTGATAATGCCCTTGTACTAGCTGTTATGGTCAAGCATTTACCCGAAAACAAACGAAGAAAAGCTTTGTTTTATGGGCTGATAGGTGCCTACACTTTTCGTTTTATTGCAATTGGCATTGGCGTATTTTTAATTAAGCTGTGGTGGGTAAAGGTTCTTGGGGCAGGATATTTAGCCTGGCTCTCGATTAAATACTTTATTAATCGTAGAAAAGAACAGCAGATAGAAGCGGGGGAAGAAAAAGGTCTCAACCAAAATGGCATCTTGATTCGAATGTTCGGTACGTTTTGGGGAACTGTAGCTTCTGTAGAGTTAATGGATATCGCTTTCTCTGTTGATAGTGTTTTGGCGGCTTTTGGTATTAGTGATCAAGTATGGGTACTCCTGTTAGGCGGCATGCTCGGCGTGCTTATGATGCGGGGTGTGGCAGGAGTGTTTTTAAAATTAATTGACCGGATTCCTGAATTAGAGACATCAGCCTATGTATTAATTTTAATTATTGCTGGTAAAATGCTACTAAGTGTCTTTAATATTCATATAAGTCATGAACACTTTTTCCTTCTCATTCTATTAACCTTTGTAGCTAC